In Oryza sativa Japonica Group chromosome 1, ASM3414082v1, the genomic stretch GTGTTCGTCATGTCAGGTCTTGTTAATTATTATGGTGCCTTTAGAAGTGTTGAGGAAGCAAGCAAGGTTTTCGAGGAAATGTATGAGAGGGACGTGGTGTCTTGGACGTCAATGATATCAGCTTGTGCACAGTGTGGTCACTGGGACAAAGTGCTAAAGATGCTTTCTGAGATGCAAGCAGAAGGAATTATTCCTAACAAGGTCACGATTATAAGCCTGCTTTCTGCTTGTGGCCAAACACAGGCTGTTGATGAAGGCCGGTGGGTGTACAATCAGGTTGGTAAATTTGGTATCGAGGCAGATGTGGATATCAGGAATGCTCTCATAAGCATGTACACGAAATGTGGATGCTTGTCTGATGCTTTAGAAGCATTTCAAGCCATGCCTGCAAGATATACTAAATCATGGAATACGTTGATCGATGGCTTTGTGCAAAATCATGAGCACAAAGAAGCGCTAAGAATATTTGAAGAGATGCTGTTGCATGGCGTAACTCCAGATGGTATAACGCTTGTAAGTGTCTTATCAGCATGTGCTCAACTTGGTGAGTTGCGGAAAGGCATGCATGTTCACAGTTATATCAAAGATAATGGGATCTGTTGTGACAATATCCTTACAAATTCTTTGATCAACATGTATGCCAAATGTGGTGATATGGCTGCAGCTGAAAGGGTTTTTCAAACTATGACAAAAAAGGATGTTGTTTCCTGGACAGTTATGGTTTGTGGTTATGTGAAGGGACATCAATTTACAATGGCCTTCAACCTATTTGAAGAAATGAAGATTGCAGAAGTCGTGGCACATGAAATGGCACTGGTTAGTCTACTTTCTGCTTGTTCACAGCTGGGAGCACttgataaaggaagagagataCACTCTTATATAGAAGAGATGAATGTAGCCAAAGATTTGTGCCTAGAAAGTGCCCTGGTGGATATGTATGCAAAATGTGGCTGCATTGACACTGCTTCTGAAATATTTAGAAAAATGCAGCATAAGCAGACCCTCTCATGGAATGCCATGATTGGAGGTCTTGCAAGCAATGGTTATGGAAAAGAAGCAGTGGAGCTCTTTGATCAAATGCTGGAGTTACAGGATCCAAAACCGGACGGCATTACTCTTAAGGCAGTTCTTGGTGCCTGTGCACATGTAGGAATGGTTGATGAAGGTCTCCGTTACTTCTATTTGATGTCAAGCCTTGGTGTTGTCCCTGATACTGAGCACTATGGTTGCATAGTAGACCTCCTGGGGAGAGCTGGTATGTTAGACGAGGCATTTCACTTTATCAAGAAGATGCCAATAGAACCCAATCCTGTAATTTGGGGATCACTTCTTGCTGCTTGTAGAGTTCATCACAGAATGGATCTAGGAAAGGTAATTGGACAGCATATCGTTAACGTAGCTCCTAATGATGTGGGAGTGCATGTGCTCGTTTCAAACTTACATGCTGAAGAAAGTCAATGGGATGATGTCGAACATGTTAGAGGACTAATGGGAAGCAGAGGTATAGAGAAGACACCTGGACACAGTTCTGTCCAGGTATAaaccttcagagttcagactatGTAAACTTCACTTGAATACATGATCTACCATTGAGTAAAATATAGAAAGTTTGCAGGAGCAAATGTAAGTATGTAACTATTCAGTTTCagttttcttcaaaaaaaataaataaagaagtaaaCTATTCAGTTTCAGTTTTACAAGATGTCAGGCATGGCATGACCAAACTTCACTATCTACAGGACATGATTTCTGTCTCAATATCAAATGTCTAAAGCAGGATCTAAAAGTTCTCAGGTTAACTTCTGCTGTTGAGCATAGTCTATAGCATGGCCTACAGAATGTTTGGTTGCATTACTGAACTGTGCTTTACAAACCCTGTGTGATACTATCTGTTCTGGCGTCAAAGGTCATACCAACATTTTAGTTGCCCACTGAAGGCTTATGAAATTGTGCTAACTGGTACTCATCAGTCTTTATACTTCATATGTTTGCGAACTCATCTATTGTCTTTTCCTAGCTACCATTTCTAACTGAATGGCTAACTGGTAGATTACTTGCAGGGCCACGGCTGTAGCCGGGTAAGACAATAATGCCTACATGTGGGTATGCTGCGTGCCTGCGTGACTGCTGATCTCCGTGCTGAATCCTTGGCCAGCCAGCCACAGGTGAAAAAGAGAGGCACAAATGTGCATTTAAGTAGCTGTAGTTACTAACGTATATCGGGAGAGAAACAACAACAAAGCCAGTATTTAATTTCTGCATCCATATAATCACATTTTCTCTACTCTTGCACACTGGTGATAGTTCTGCTTTTAAAACTGTTGAAGGCAAATTTCAGCAAATGTTCAGAATATTGGACGATAGTAAATCAGCACTAGCCACTAACCCAGTTTTTACATAGAGAACTTTTTCAGTATTTGAAGAATGATTGAACGAAGAAGTTCAAACATAGAGAACTTATTAATTACTACCTCCTTTTCAAAATGtgtgatgccgttgacttttcgcaTAACGTTtgtccattcgtcttattaaaaaaaattgtataaataTCATTTGTCTTATTGTGACTCAATTAtaacttatacttttacatatcaatggcatcatacattttgaaatgaaggagaTATTTGAAGAATGACTGAACGAAGCAGTTTAATGTGAACTCGCATTTTCTAGATGGAGTCATACGAAGAAACAAAATAATATACTTAGTAGAAAATATGGCCCATTTAATTAACTGTATTTACTGAAGTGTACTGTACCTGTAGAGAAACAACAGCAAAGTCAGGATTTACCTTCTGCATCCATTTTCTCTAATCTTGCACACTGGCCATAATTCTACTTTTACCTGTTAGAGTGAGAAGTGCTGCTGAAGGCAAAATTACAGGAAATGTTCATAATATTGGATAATAGCTCGTCAGTACCAGTATAAAACATTTTAGGTTTGTCCTAAGTTAAACTTTTTGAtcaattctatagaaaaatatagcagcaTTCCATTATTCCatataataaaacaaatataatatcaaaatatattcaatggtgAACTTATATGACAAAACCAAAATGTCTTAATTTCTTTGATGTAGTTTGAATGGTGATAATTCTACTTTTATCTGTTTAGTGGAAAGCGCTGCATGAGGCGAATTTTAGCAATGTTAAGAACATTGGACAATAGTACTGGGAAATAGCTCACAAACTAGTTTTGACATTCTTTTTAGATGGAGTTTGAATGCAGCCATACGATTCAGATGGATTTTAAATGCAGTCATACGAAAAATAAGAAAATGGATGGAATTTAAATGTGGTTATCGGAAAAAATGGAGTTTGAATGCAGCCATACGATTCAGATGGATTTTAAATGCAGTCATacgaaaaataagaaaatagatGGAATTTAAATGTGGTTAtcggaaaaaggaaaaacatacgATTCAGATGGATTTTAAATGCAGTCATacgaaaaataagaaaatagatGGAATTTATATGTGGTTatcggaaaaaggaaaaggtatGATTTTAAATGCAGTCATacgaaaaataagaaaatagatGGAATTTTGTGGTTatcggaaaaaggaaaaagtatgatTTTAAATGCAGTCATacgaaaaataagaaaatagatGGAATTTAAATGTGGTTatcggaaaaaggaaaaagtaagAAAATAGATGGAATTTAAATGTGGTTatcggaaaaaggaaaaagtatggCCCATGCAGGTCTCGAACCTGCGACCTTCGCGTTATTAGCACGACGCTCTAACCAGCTGAGCTAATAGGCCATCTGATCAAAACGTCTTTAACACAGTAGAAataaatatgtactccctcgAAATGTTGACATTATTGACTTTTTagcgttcatcttattaaaaaaataagtaattattaattctttttctatcatttgattcattgttaaatatatttttatgtaggcatataattttacatatttcacaaaagtttttaaataaaatgaacggttaaacatgtgctaaaaagtcaacggcgtcgagcattttaaaacggaaggagtaatTAATTTCTAGCATGCCTCATGATTGCCTAAAATTTCTCCTCCGCCACGCCTGCCGCCTGGGCTCATTCCACTAGTGATACTGGATTACTAGCCTGAACGCAGGAGATCGGCGGTCACCCCGATTTGTTTCGATACCTACAAACTTACAATGGTGGATCACCCACTTCGTACTTTCCCGATCTCTTCTCACCATGTCGAGCGAGTTTCCTATTTCACCGCAACACCTACTATCGAAAAGCAATCGTTTTTCCTACCCGAAGGTTCCCGCAGCAATCCCATCCGCGCTGCGAACCAGCGACTGCGGACGCGCGCCACGCGCCCACGCTTCAACAACGTACCCGCGATCACACGGGCGGCCGGCCGCGCGACACAGCACGTGCCGCCCGGTGGTCCGCACTCCGCGCGGGCGGAGCACGTGACGTGagagcgcgcgcgggggagggacACCGGCCTCGGCTGACATGCGCACGCGCTGCGCCGAGCCAAGCCACCCGTCCGTCCGCCATGCGCCTGCCGGTCGGGGAGCGCAGCTCGCTGATCGCCCCCTCGCTCGGGCACGTGAACTCGTACGCCGCGGTGGACTGGTGGTCCGTCCGCTGACTCCTGCCGACGCCAACTAGCTTGCCTCCTCGCTGCAGGACTGCAGCATAGTAGTCGGTAGGCTGCTACGAGCAAGTCGCGATGTTGTCGAGTCGTGGTAATGCAGACGTGCACGTCGGTTTGCCTAGTTGAGCTGACAGGTTTTATacgactctctctctctctctctctctctctctctctctctctctctctccacacgGTTGTGACTAGTGTGCATCCAATGGTACAGTAGTTTGGAGTGGAGACCCATACACCGAGGAATATACGATTCCTTTTCACGTAACCCCACGCCACGTCGCCACAGCCCCCGTACTGTGTATCCGCGAAAGCTAGCAAAATGTATCTTTTGCCGaactgcagcagcagctccaATTAAACCTTGTATTCAATTGTTCTTCTTACTAAGGGAAAAGTACGCAGAAGATACTCAACTtatcatcgggataaaaaacgtccTTAAACCATAAAATCAGATATAtagggtcccttaactatataaaaccggtTACCCgagatccttcggtggttttgaccccggttttgatctacgtggcagctgagtcagcgtgggacccacgtgggccccacatgtcaggtgaccacaccaccccctctctctctctttcccctttctctttctttttttctgtttctctccttccttcctctcgctctcTGCTCTCACACTCGCAGGGCATGGGGATGCCGACGCTAGGGCGCCCACAGTGGCGCGCGCGGGCAGAGGAtggtgcggccggcgacggcggctcctaGGGCGGCTCGAGCTTCCCCCTGGCGGCACACAAGCTCAGGGAGGGAGCATCGAGAACCAATCCCGCAGCAGCCTCCACCTGCTCATGGTCCAGCACGACGACGTCCTCGCCGCGGATCTCCTCGCCGTGCTCGCTGTGGACCTCCCCGCCTAGCGCCGCCACACCTCTTTGTCATGGGCCGCTAcctcggcggcgtcgacgcgTACACCAAGCTCGCCGAGAGCGGCAAGCTGCCGGTGATGGCGAATAGGTTGGGGGGAGGGGCTGATGCAGGAGCTCGCTAGTGGGGTCCGGCTGCTCATGGACCCCGCATGGACAACGCCGCGGAGGTGGCCAAGAGGGAGAAGCGGGGGCATTCTGTCgatgcggcggtggaggaggaggaggacgccagCCACCACAACGCGGCGGGATCCGGCGGGGATGAGggggacgaggaggagaggatctcGTCGGGAGGAATGGGCGCGAGGCACGCCGACGACCACCGGGAGAAGCGGGGAacaccgacgccgacgaccaccATGCCCGTCGCTAGGGGGCTGCCACCTCCacaacctccgcctccgccatcgccgcctacTGGCTGCCGCTCCCTATccgtcgcccgccgcgcgctcgcccgcctgccgccaccgccactccgCGCCTCCACTCCACTCCGCTTCGTCGGCTCCTGCACTCGCACACTGCCTCCGTCGGCCGCCCTCGTGGCGCCGCCCTTCTTCtctcccgcctcggccccgccagcTTGCAGAgaagtgtgagagagagagatgaggaagggagagaagaggcgaaagagggagaggaggctaaCGTGGATaaacctgacatgtggggggGGCACGATAACTCaaccgccacgtagaccaaaactgGGGTCAAATCCACCAAAGGACCTcaggtgaccggttttgtatagttaagggacatcgcatatctggttttgcggttcgaggatgttttttatcccgatgacaagttgagggacctgcggtgtactttttcctcttACTAACGAGGCCTACGCCCAGTCCTGGCCCAGCATCAGAATAGCAAGCCCGATACCTTTGCCAGCCCAGACTTATGTGTGAATTTAGGCCCAAAACAAGTCAGTCTTTTCGCCCGCTGAAATTGCTCAGGTCTACTAGCAACTTGGGAAGGGCGTCATTAGATCGAGGATGGTGGCAGTATTAACAAGGGTTTTGACGGCGCCTTCTCTTATGTCTCTTTGTATAATTGTACTCCTACTATTAACAAAGATATGCCAAGTATATTAATTAATCAGTTGGAATATCCAAATTGCATCTGAAAAATATATGCCAAGTATACTCCCATATCGGCGAGAGAGATAGATGGACAGGAAACTCTTCATCAGATGGTAAGTTCAAAAGTTCCATGCCATTCAGATTTTCATATTTGCGATTTACGATCGATCCCCTTAATCAAACTAACCCTCCCGCGATTTACAAACACACGCTGCTACCATCCCGAGCCCCACTGCTTTTACCATTGCTGCTGCCGCTGTTGTTACTGTCACTGCCGCTGCTACCGCTAACGTTGCTGTTACTGTTGTTGTtattgtcgccgccgccgtccccggcgGCTTCCCAGGCGGACGCCGAGAACAGCGGCCGCCCGTGCCAGCCGAGGGTGAGGCACCCGTCGGCCTCCTCGACGCTGTGCCCCTCGCCGGAGAACAGCCCGACCAGCATCCTCGCCTGCCGCAGCGCGTTCGAACCGAGCGGCACGGCGCTCAGGCCGGCGCGCGTGAGCCTGTCCCGCCACCGAGACAGCGGCTCGTGCCGTTCCCTccgggcggcgccctccccgcACACGATGTCGCAGATCTCCCTCTGGAGGTACGCCTCCGCCATCGCgttgcccgcgccgccgctggcgcTCGCCGCGTCCAGCGAGTCGAACACCGCGGAGTAGTAGAACAGCGCCTCCGTGAACCTGTCGAGGAAGCCCGTCTTGTTGTGGTCGGCCTCTTGCTCGATGACCGTGAAGATCTTGGGCCGGACGGAGGCGACACAGTCGAGAACGGCGTCGATGGGCGCCTGATCGGCCGGGTCgccgaggaggcggtggagctgcAGCACGGAGTTGAACGCGACGGCCTCCCCGGGCGCGATCTGGAGCATCCACGGGCGGACCTCGTCGAGGCTGTTCGCAGCGACCCCGCGGAAGGAGAAGCGGACGCGGACGGAGCGCGCGAGGTCGGCGAGTCGGAGGCCGACATCGCGCAGCTCGTCGCGGCCGGTAGGTGAGGGCGGGCCAATGCCGGTGATCCGGAGGAACGGCGGGCCGCCTGGTCGGAGGGCGAGGGCTTGGATCAAGGCCGGCCACTGCAGGCCCTGCATGAGGCTGAAGTCGATGACATGGACGTGGTCGCACCCATGGAAGGCCTCGAGGATGGCCTGGTTCGCCGTGAAGTGCGCGAACTTGAGGTAGGGACACGCCTCGTAGAAGTGATGGTAGAGGAAGGCGTGCTCGGCGTCGGTGGTAGGCGGAGCGACGGGCGAAGGGAACAATCTCCGGGAGAGCGCGGTGGTGAAGTGGACGGCAACGCGGCCGATGCCGGAGGCGGCCGAGACGGCCGCAAGCGCGGCGTGCGAGTCGGCGAGCTGCGCGGACGCGAGCGCGTGGTCACCAGCCTCGATGGCGCCCGCGCAGCTCATCAGAAGATGAACCAAGCGGATGcccgcgacctcctcctcctcccgccgcatgGCCAACACAGCAGCGGCAGCATCAGGCGCGCACGGCGGGAAGGCCGCGGCGAACTCCGGCAGAGCAGCGGCGTCCACATCCGCCCCCGCAGGCGGGTCGTAGTACCCCACGCCGTCGTCGGGCGCCACAGCCGCTGGAGGCGGCAGAAACCCAGCGTCGAGGCCGGATGACGCGGCTGGATCCATGGGCCACTGGAACGGGAAGGTATCCATGGCCATACTAACTCAAAGAGTAGTCTAGTCTCACCGCTTCGCACTCGGCGAGCGGTGCGTGTGCAGCGGGGGGAATTGTAGCGGTGGATACAAGAGTATAGAGCGGAGCGTCAGCTAGGAGGGAGTAGGAGTCGgtcggaggagggagaggagggggaagaggtTGAGGGCGAGTGACGTTGGCGGGGGGTGCACACGTGGAGATGCGGGAGGGGACACGTAGGCCTCGGGAAGGAAGGATTCCGGGTGCGAGGCGGGGCGGGAGGCCCGAGGAACCGCCGTGGGGTGGGGATGCTGCCCCCCGCCTTCTGTCAATTCCTGTTTTCTGATTTTGTCCGTGGGGGGGATCTCGGAGTTTGGAATCCTGTACAAAACTACAGAAAACTTCGTGACGGAGAGAGAGCGAGGCAGGAATAGGCCATTCAAGCACGAACTTTGTTGAGATTTTGTAGTGAAACCACTCGAATTTTACATACAAACAGGATCCTATGTCCATGTCTGACGTGAAATGTTCAATCGCTAGCAGTAATTTCTTGGTAGCGTTAGAGTGTTTCAAATGaagtgctatttttttttttacgtgcCATGGAGCTTATTCATGGCGCGGTAGCAATCCAACAGAATATGTTAGTCAAGCTACCAAACGATACGGTAGCCTGAAGGTAATTGTctgagacaaaaaaaaactagtactgCCTCTATCTAAAAGTTTAATACATATTtcattttttagtttttaaataaattggaCATATTTACTCTGTGTGCTGAATTAAATTGTTAGTCGAAATCTAATGAGTTGGCTTAATACTCATCGgttacatgtatgtatatagttCGTTGGTTTTGTCACATTGATGAATGAGTTAATTTCTTCTTAATTTTGATTATaaaagaaatactccctccgtactcgtaaagaaagttgtttagtacaatgtttaagtcaaaccttaggaatataaatcatgaataactctcaaattgttgagtttgaaaatgtaaaaattatataaatagatttgtcttgaaaaatactttcaaaaaagaatacatatatcacttttaaataaatatttttataggaaaaagatgttaaagttgtgttttggagaccgtgtcgctgtccaaaacgacttcctttacgagtacggagggagtataccttAAACTTttgggtagggtttgcgtgcgtgcgtccataggggtgagtgcgcgtgcgttgtgagtgtctgcgttgtactgtgtaattctcataaaaaatatttgtggaGAAATGGTGCTAAATACTTGTATGAGGAAATTACACCATGGGGCTGGAATATGCCTCATGCGAATCATAAACTGGATATTTGGATAGCTAACAAGTGTAAGGAGAAGTGTTCAGCctcaaattatttatttataaagcTTAGATATTTTTGTCACAGGATGTTATTAGTACACACCTAGTATATCTGATTGTTAGGACTATACATTTTTGTTCTTGTGATGAGACTTTGGCTTGGAGTTGTCAGTCCACTGATTAAATTGTACACAATATGTACCTTTCCATAGGAAACGCAACTGATTGATCAATTCAATTGTATGTGTTGTCCTTTTCATGCTACATAATCGACATCTCAAACAACTTGATCGTAGTTCTATCAAACAACTAACTAAAAAAAGAAATCACACACTCTACATTTGTGAAAAAATATCGGCCCGGCGaaaacttttgtgaaaaaatatgtatatacatagTACACAATAATTTACCTTTCCTTGTCAATTGTGGCCCAttaccatcatttttttttctagttagacATTTGCACTTTCCCGTATGACATAATAATATGCCAATTTCTTCGAAATAACTTCATCGCATTTTAATTGtgccatatttttcttttacagatgtcccataatatatataaaacgGCGATCAAAGTTGTCATAAAATGCTCCTACTTTTGGCTGGATGAGTGCACATATCTTTCTGTGTACATAAATACATCATTTCAGAAAACGAAAGTAAGACTGCAACATTACGAACCTCAAATGGAAGTTTGAAGACTACACAAGGCAGTTGCTGGAGCCCCCACACCTGTGTTGATAGTGAGATATGTAAGCAAAGAGTATGGTTTTACCTCATTAAGCACAGACAAAAATTGCTGGGTGCCCCACGGTTGCTACCCCGGAGAAATTTCCTTGTTGCTGTAACGGTCGAAGCCGTGCCATGTGTTATCACCCATCGGTGACATAGGGGGAGGTCCCCCACGGATAACTTCTGTAGCAAAATCAGTGGGTAAATGCGTCGCGCCCACGAGAAATGCACCCAGATTTACCCCCAGAGCATTGCTTGGTGGGCCGGCGTGTACAAGAGTAGGAGAACTGGGGATAAGGCCTGACGTTTTGTAGATTCCGCTGCTCTTTGGCGAAAAGTCGTTTTCAGTTGTGCCCCCCAAAACAGGCGATCGTACATCGGCGGCACACCACCGTCGCTCGCACGCCGCTCTGTAGCCAGCCGGCAGCCGCCCGGCGCTCGTCACAAGAAAAGTTTCCTCGGATCCATGCACGCATCAACTTTCAAGCAAGACTTGTTGCTGAAACGACGACGGGCTTTCTGCAAAATTTGACACAAGTTCTTGTGGAAACCTTAGTCTCAGCTAGCTGCTGAACTTGATTTCACAATTCACAGCCGAGTTTGCTCTTAACCATGGCAATTTTGAGGCTCTTTGTGCCGTGTACTGGAACATGCGCAGCAGAGCATGTGCGCAACTGTGTACCGAAGTGACGTGCGAGCGAGTCGTCAACCTCGGTTGCATGCTTGCGGCCATGGCCCTACAGTCTACAGAGGCAGGGGCACGCAAATTAAAACGGAAATCGGGGCTGGACCCGTCGACCTGGCGGATGGTCCTGATGCGTCATGCGGTTGCACGGTACCACCACGACGTTCGTAACAAGAATTTGCTGGGTGGGAGACGCGCGCCCGTACTTACCCTTTGCATCCTAGTATGACCGATTCGATCGGATTAGCCCATGCGCAAGCGAATCAGCGGCGGCGAAAGCGCCACCACACCTAATTAAGCGCTTGCAGATTTGTCATCTGCCATATCGCACCCAGAGGCACATGACATCGACCAGCGTACTCACCAACCGTTGCCGTTTCTCCTCGCGAACGAGCATCGTAGGCGAATTTCGGGCTGCAGCAGGTAGCAGAGCTTTACAGTAATGCAGTGTAGGAGTACGTTTGCCACTTGCTGGAATTCTTTTAGACATTGACTAAGCAATGAAATGGACTATGAACGCGgcgccttttcttttctctttttttttttaaaaaaaaactcttttttTGGTTGGAGTATCAGGCGTAGGGTGATGTGCCGAACAGTATTTGGTATTTCTTTCTTCCCATCTTCTCCCGTGCGATTTATATCTTCTAAAAATACACtccttccgtcctaaaataagtgtaattttacactattcacgttcaacatttgaccgttcgtcttatttgaattttttttagattaatatttttattgctattagatgataaaacatgaataatactttatgtgtgactaaatatttttaaattttttaaataagacggacggtcaaatattaGACACGAATATTTAcggctgtacttattttgggacggagttagTACAGAGTTGGGACTCGGATAGCGAGTCGGAAGATGCTCCTGTCTGGATCAATAGTACAAAACATGGTCCCGGAATTGCGTGCTACACGGTCAGATAAATGGTCCTAGCAGGCTCGGTCAGTTGCAGCTTGCTTTCTTTAAACCGGTTGAATTCACCCAGATACTTCTCATTTTCAATCATTGCAAGCCAACTGACTTTGTAAAACTCTTGGTTTTAAAATTTGCGGAGAAAATCCTTTGCTATACCGATGATCTCAATTACTTACTTAGTATTTGCAAGTTGTAATTTGACTAAAACAACCAGCCATCACTTCTTGTGACGGTGAATTGTGCTCCAAACAAGAGTTagaaagaaaggagaaaaaaaaaaggagaagtaaCGATCAGAACTGTACTACTGATAGGAATGCAAGTGGATAGTTGCGTTAACCATATAAAAACttatttgctagtttatttttcatatggtagtataaaatttaaaagaaaaaataaactagaagtaggATAAACGGGCTAAAAAACCCGCCTGCCCGCATCGCTTATATTTCTAACTATCTCTAACTACTGAGCGTGTCACCCACGGAAAATTACAGTACTTTTGGCATGGTTGGAACTGGAAATATATGAACCAACCGATAGAAAGAGATATATGTGATTGGTGCAAcaaaactatattttttataatggcAAAACTAGAGTTGGATACTTGGATATCATGGTTTTCTAGAAATTACACATGTGtgcaattatttctaaaaaatgcATAAATCCACGTGCAGAAAATCATTCCGACCAAGATCTAGTCAAATGCAAAGAAAAAATGCAAAGAAAACGGATCCACTGAAACATAAAAAACAATCTAATAGGAGTAGGATATAGCTACCATAGTGAAAAAGCTAGACCGTCCATGAAATTGGTGAAGCTCATAGTTCACCAGCTCACCGGTAGGGTTTCCTAAACCGCCGAGGTCGGGGTTACCACACCCCGGCGGTAAGTACGGCAGGGTTCGACTTACCGTCAGTAACCTTGCAGTTACCGGGTTTACCgtgggggtacggtaatataaataccgcggtaacctccttaaatttaaataaatttaaaaaataatttaaattattgataaattttgcacggttttttaCGGTTACCACGGTTATTGCGCGGTAGTCACCGGTCGTGCGGTTCGATCGAAGAACCGATGCATTTA encodes the following:
- the LOC4325920 gene encoding pentatricopeptide repeat-containing protein At3g22690; the encoded protein is MRYLYFHGNASQARPIRHHLLAYLDACASRAHLAELHGRLVRAHLTSDSFVAGRLIALLASPAARHDMRYARKVFDGMAQPNAFVWNCMIRGYSSCEAPRDALAVFREMRRRGVSPDNYTMAAVVSASAAFAGLKWRSNGDAIHALVRRIGFTSDVFVMSGLVNYYGAFRSVEEASKVFEEMYERDVVSWTSMISACAQCGHWDKVLKMLSEMQAEGIIPNKVTIISLLSACGQTQAVDEGRWVYNQVGKFGIEADVDIRNALISMYTKCGCLSDALEAFQAMPARYTKSWNTLIDGFVQNHEHKEALRIFEEMLLHGVTPDGITLVSVLSACAQLGELRKGMHVHSYIKDNGICCDNILTNSLINMYAKCGDMAAAERVFQTMTKKDVVSWTVMVCGYVKGHQFTMAFNLFEEMKIAEVVAHEMALVSLLSACSQLGALDKGREIHSYIEEMNVAKDLCLESALVDMYAKCGCIDTASEIFRKMQHKQTLSWNAMIGGLASNGYGKEAVELFDQMLELQDPKPDGITLKAVLGACAHVGMVDEGLRYFYLMSSLGVVPDTEHYGCIVDLLGRAGMLDEAFHFIKKMPIEPNPVIWGSLLAACRVHHRMDLGKVIGQHIVNVAPNDVGVHVLVSNLHAEESQWDDVEHVRGLMGSRGIEKTPGHSSVQV
- the LOC107281020 gene encoding uncharacterized protein; protein product: MDNAAEVAKREKRGHSVDAAVEEEEDASHHNAAGSGGDEGDEEERISSGGMGARHADDHREKRGTPTPTTTMPVARGLPPPQPPPPPSPPTGCRSLSVARRALARLPPPPLRASTPLRFVGSCTRTLPPSAALVAPPFFSPASAPPACREV
- the LOC4325922 gene encoding protein SLENDER RICE1-LIKE 1 — encoded protein: MAMDTFPFQWPMDPAASSGLDAGFLPPPAAVAPDDGVGYYDPPAGADVDAAALPEFAAAFPPCAPDAAAAVLAMRREEEEVAGIRLVHLLMSCAGAIEAGDHALASAQLADSHAALAAVSAASGIGRVAVHFTTALSRRLFPSPVAPPTTDAEHAFLYHHFYEACPYLKFAHFTANQAILEAFHGCDHVHVIDFSLMQGLQWPALIQALALRPGGPPFLRITGIGPPSPTGRDELRDVGLRLADLARSVRVRFSFRGVAANSLDEVRPWMLQIAPGEAVAFNSVLQLHRLLGDPADQAPIDAVLDCVASVRPKIFTVIEQEADHNKTGFLDRFTEALFYYSAVFDSLDAASASGGAGNAMAEAYLQREICDIVCGEGAARRERHEPLSRWRDRLTRAGLSAVPLGSNALRQARMLVGLFSGEGHSVEEADGCLTLGWHGRPLFSASAWEAAGDGGGDNNNNSNSNVSGSSGSDSNNSGSSNGKSSGARDGSSVCL